Proteins encoded together in one Amblyomma americanum isolate KBUSLIRL-KWMA chromosome 1, ASM5285725v1, whole genome shotgun sequence window:
- the LOC144118449 gene encoding uncharacterized protein LOC144118449 translates to MEPLSAEVEQETEALSVAYVSSIMPDMSTVVQAANDVPSSTGRQHRCDKPSTKRRCGAALQSTVRRRKLPSIEDTCTVDMAPPGHLGELLPMGTCLRRPSGFLVQHIANAIHKSPRRMLRVSHIYEALRNKFPFFRFVDVDAQATWKSSVRHALYQNWFIKVPCSRANNSFWSLNYSERPRDWIMPEKEEQGQPLETTEALTLASDLGLVPSAARTPPNLESPRDIRMSSVPTAGVSQLPVVSSLSQEESSTSNSPQTVGTAAAVDAGKAEVVSLEF, encoded by the exons ATGGAACCGCTTTCCGCCGAG GTCGAACAGGAGACCGAGGCGCTCTCCGTTGCCTACGTGTCCAGCATCATGCCGGACATGAGCACTGTAGTCCAAGCAGCGAACGACGTTCCGTCTTCTACTGGCCGCCAACACCGCTGCGACAAACCAAGCACGAAGAGACGCTGTG GAGCTGCCTTACAGTCGACCGTCAGGCGGCGGAAGCTACCGAGTATTGAGGACACATGCACGGTGGACATGGCGCCACCTGGTCATCTGGGAGAACTTCTGCCCATGGGCACCTGCCTTCGGAGGCCGTCAGGCTTCTTGGTGCAGCATATCGCTAACGCTATCCACAAGAGTCCGAGGCGAATGTTGCGCGTGTCACACATCTACGAGGCACTGAG GAACAAGTTCCCTTTCTTCCGCTTCGTGGATGTGGACGCCCAGGCCACTTGGAAG AGTTCGGTGCGCCATGCCCTCTACCAGAACTGGTTTATCAAGGTGCCCTGCAGCAGAGCCAATAACAGCTTCTGGTCTCTCAACTACAGTGAAAG ACCTCGCGATTGGATCATGCCCGAGAAAGAAGAGCAGGGCCAACCACTTGAGACAACAGAGGCATTGACTTTGGCTAGCGACCTGGGGCTGGTGCCGTCCGCAGCGAGGACACCGCCGAACTTGGAATCACCAAGGGACATCAGAATGTCGTCGGTGCCCACGGCGGGGGTGTCGCAGCTGCCAGTGGTCTCATCGCTGAGCCAGGAAGAATCGAGTACTTCAAACTCGCCTCAGACGGTAGGTACTGCTGCCGCGGTCGACGCAGGCAAAGCCGAAGTCGTCTCCCTCGAGTTTTAA